AACTTCAGAAAAATCTAATGAATATTTACTCAATACTCATTCTTgatcaagtatttctttaaaagattttcttctctcctctcctacTGGTACATCAATCACATGTATGTTAGATGGCTTGAGATTGTCTCACCAGTCATTGGAAtcctgtttatttgtttagtcCTTTTTCACTTTATGCTCTAGTTTGCATAGTTTATCGTGCACTGGCTTCATTCAAGTAAACTGACCATTCCTCTGCAGTATCTAACAGTATCTAATTTAAAACCCACACAGTGTAGTTTTCATTTCagatgttgtattttttatttctaaaatttgtacctggttaatttttagtTTCCATCTATCTattgagatttctttttgttcctttattaTATTACGTTCTTCTTTCTATCTTTGAACATTTTATGCCATGTCTAAGTCTGTTTTTGTTCACTAATTTTTCTAATGACTGTGGGCCATGTTTCCTAGTTCTCTCCACACATTTAGTGAACTTCTGATTTTCTGTTAGACATTAGGGATGTTATGTTGTGTATTTAGGTTTTGTTGTCTTCATTAGTAAAGTGTTGGAAGCTTTGCTCTCTCAGGTAGTGTCATCAGTTGAATTattcctcccaaattcatatatgAAGCCTTAAATTCCATTAACTAAGAATGTGACTAcatttggagacagtgtcttaaaaggggtaatcaagttaaaatgaggctcTTAGGGTGGGCTCTGGttcaatctgactggtgtccttataagaagagagacaccagggatgtgcgtgcacagaggaaagaccatgtgagatATGGGAAAACACAGCCATCTGCAAGCAGAAAGAGGCCTCAGTAGAAACCAGATGTGCTGACACCCTATCTTGGACTTCTGGGCACCCGAATTGTGAGAAAGTACATTTCTGTTGGTTAAGTCACGcaatctgtagtattttgttatagcaacctgagTGAACTAATACAAGCAGTTAATTTAATTGGAGGTTAACTTGATTCTTGCAAGacttgttttaaagttttgttcGAATGGGTTTAGAGTAGCGTTCCTCTAGAAAGATCAAGCTTCCTTTTACGGCATGGCCTTTACTGAATGTTTGAAGTGGTCAACACCTCTAGCTGCTCAGAGCTCAAATGCTTTCCAGCCCCACGAACCCTGCACTAGTCATTTAGTTCAGCCTTCCCGGTGATTGTTCTGTCCCCAGGAGCTGTTTAGCCTGGCCTTGTGGGCACGAACAGCACAGTATTTGACGAAAAGCTTAAAGGACCCCCATTTATATTTCTGGAGCTCCCTTCTTTTACCCTGATAACCCGCCTGCCTCAGAAGCTTCCAGTTCCggcctctgtgtcctcatcccAGTGGGACTGCGGCACTATTGgggttcccctccctgtgctgtAGTCTGGAGAGTGTCTCCAGGAAACCAAGGCAGCCGTGGGACTCCCCCTATTGTTTCCCTTCTCTCGGGGATCACTGTCTGGCCCTGCCTGCTGCTCAGCAACTGCAGACAGTTACTCATGTAGTTTTAGAGTTTAGCCTCACGGTGGGAGGCTAGCCTGGTAGCCATGACTCCGTAGTCAAAAGCGGAGGTCCACTTGGGTGATATTTGAGGTGGTTCCCATTTGTTGACTTTCTATGTGAACTGATGGACAGTATCATCCCCAAAGTATGCAGAATGGAAGTGGGCAGGGGTGGAGAAGGATAGACAGAAAGAAGGAGGGTGCCAGCCCTGAGTGCCTGGATGGCGCTGAGATCATGCATTGAGAGTGACAACAATCCAAGGCAAGTGTCGGCCATGCTGGGCAGATGGCGTAGGCACAGAGACAGTGCAAGACAGCAGTGAGGAAGATGGTGGGTGAAGAGAGCACCATGGAAATCAGGCTGGAGAAGTAAGAAGGAAGGATAGACAGGAGGGGGCTCATGCGGGGGTAGGGGATTGGAGGGCTTCGGGATTCAGACAAAGGTATGGTGGCAGGGAGAATGTTAGGAGATTAGGACATCCTGGGCAGAAAGGACATTTGCATACCGTCTTTCAGAGGTAGAGCTCAAGTTCTGAGTGTGGTCATGGGAGGGTGGCAGAAATGGCAGAAGTGGAGTGGAGATGGAAGTTCCTagagatgaggaaaaataaaatctgagcgACTGCATTTGGATGAAACGTCCACCGCCATGTTGAAGATGTCTGGGATGTGACCAAGTCTTAGCATGACAAGGAACACGGTGAACTCAGTGCTGAAATTCTTAACAAAAGGGACAGGCTGCACCAAGGTCAGTAGATGACAGCAAGGCAGGGACCCCGGACATGGTGCCCTTCCCAGCCTGCATCTCCAAGGAGGATGGTTTTTGCATGAGGGTGAAGACTTGGGGCTCAAAGTCAATGTCCAGTCCCCCAGTCTGAGCCCATGTGATGAGGAGGTGGCCAAGTACAGTTGTGGAGGTTGTGAGCAGCTCCACTTTCAACCAGCAATGCCACTCTATTGCAGATGTCCCATCTTATGTAATGGTTTCCCAATTCTGTGGGCACTCAGTGTCCCTGCGTGGGGGCCTGAGCAGGATTCCAGGGAAGCATCCCTAGGACAACACAGGCTTCCGCCAGGACCAGGAAAGTGCGAGAGGCTGAGAAGGGGTCTCTTTTGCATGGGTCAGGCGGTTGCAGCAGCAGGAATCCTGAaggggctgcagtgagtagtGGGAAGTCGGGTCAATGGggaggaagcagagaggagaggtgGGTGGGAATATGAGAGAAAACGACGACTCAGGCACTTATGTCATGATGGTGACTAAAGTGACCTGCCAGAGTTTTCATGGATTGAGTCCCCATGGCTGCCCAGTGGTGAACAGTCAGCGGTGAGCCTGGAGGCACTTGATCCGGATCCAGAGGAGACCTGGAGGATGGAGCCTGGAGGATGGGGGCCTGGAGGATGGGGGCCTGGAGGACGGCAGCATAGAGGGCGGGGGCTGGAGGATGGGGGCCTGGAGGACGAGGACCTGGAGGAAAGGGGCTTGGAGGATGAGGGCCTGGAGGATGGGGGCCTGGAGGACGGGGATCTGGAGGATGGGGGCCTGGAGGATGGAGTCTGGAGGACGGGGATCTGGAGGATGGGGGCCTGGAGGATGGAGTCTGGAGGATGACGGCCTGAAGGATGGGGACCTGGAGGACGGGGTCATGGAGGATGGGGGCATGGAGGACAAGGGCCTGGAGGATGGGGGCCTGGAGGACGGCAGCATAGAGGGTGGGGCCTGGAGGACGAGGGCCTGGAGGACAGGGACTTGGAGGATGGGGGCCTGGAGGATGGGGGCCTGGAGGATGGGGTCATGGAGGATGGGGGCCTGGAGGATGGAATCTGGAGGATGACAGCCTGGAGGATGGGGGCCTGGAGGACTGTAGCAGAGAGGGTGGGGCCTGGAGGACAGGGGCCTGGAGGATGGGGGCCTGGAGGATGGGGTCATGGAGGATGGGGGCCTGGAGGATGGAATCTGGAGGATGACGGCCTGGAGGATGGGGGCCTGGAGGACTGCAGCAGAGAGGGTGGGGCCTGGAGGACGGGGGCCTGGAGGACGAGGACCTGGAGGAAAAGGGCTTGGAGGATGAGGGCCTGGAGGACGGGGATCTGGAGGATGGGGGCCTGGAGGATGGAGTCTGGAGGATGACGGCCTGGAGGATGGGGGCCTGGAGGACTGTAGCAGAGAGGGTGGGGCCTGGAGGACGGGGGCCTAGAGGATGGGGGCCTGGAGAATGAGGGCCTGGAAGACGGAGCCTGGGGAACAAGGGTCTGGAGGACGAAGCCTGGAGGATGGGGACCTGGAGTACGGGGCCTGCTCTCCAGACCCTGAGGACAGCCCTGTGGTGGACCAAGAATTTTGGGTTTCCTCTGTCTCTGGGCCCCTGACCGCTCAGCCATCAGAAAGAGACCGGCAACCCCCTGCCACTCCCCGGCGTGCAGAACTTCGGGTCCCCCTCTGTCCTTCCCACCACaccttcccctctttctttccagGTGTCTCCCCTCTGGCTGCTGTCCTCACTGTCCAGTTCACAGACTCCTTCTCCAGCACATCCTACCCCGGGGAGGCCATGGACGGGGTCCCAGGTGCCATCTTTTAGGAGATGCAGAGCGTTCCCATGGAACAAAAATAACCCATTTCAGGGGCTGGCTGAAAATGAACTTACTAAAACCTGCCTGTCACAGGCCGCTCCGCTGACCCTGTCCGTCTCATCTCCGTGGAGAGCAGCTCCTTCTGCTGAAGATGAGACAAAGCACATGGTgctgtggctggggaggctcTAACCACAACACCGGGAGCAGTCTCTTCCCTCCTCTGAGACGCTTCCCTTCCTCGGGGAGGGTCTTTTCCATGCTGCCTGCTGGCCTGTTCATTTCCCCCAGTAAACTTGGccctaatattttctaaattcctgTGGTGCCGCCCACTCTAGCAGCAGAAATGCATGGCTTATCCGTTCCTGGGTGTGACCCTGGGTATGCCCGGCCCCAGACCTGCACGTGGCTGGTTTTCACGTTGGCAGCCTGGCACGACCCGACTCCCcggccagggcaggaggaggcCTCACCGAGCAGGGAGTCACCCTCGCCCGGAAGCCTCGCCTGCCCAGAGCACGGCTGCCACTTGCCTCCTCTTCGCCTCCACGGTGGAAGGGCTGGGGCcacagggaagagaagaaagcttATCAAAGGGCTGGGGCCGTGGTGCAGAGGAGAAAGGTTATCTGTGCTTGTTAGACAAACAGAGAAGAGATTATAAAACACACTCGGCAGTGGGCGCCATGCATTCTGCAAGCCGTCCTGCGGTGCAGCTGAGCTGGACATGGGACCACGAGACGCCCAGCTCCTGGCAGTGCTCCTCGTCCTGGGGCTGTGTGCCCTGGCGGGGGGTGAGAAACCCTGTAAGTGAAGGAGAGGGTCTCTTTACgtgctttctttatttctcttaaagaaataaatttacttGAGAGGGGAAGTAGCCATAAAGGCATCTGGCCATGTGTGTTGTTCACACGGGATTCCCTGCTGCTCAGGAGGGTGGCTCCAAGAAGAGCCTCCCTCCTAGGGAAAGGCTGAGTGATGGCAGGTGTCAGTGGACCCCATGTCAGGCTAGGAGGGCATTCCCACCAAGGGTCCTTGGAGTCCCAGAGCACTCACCTGTCACCTCGATCTTAGCCTTGGGTCCATCTGTTCATCTTCCTCTagaagggatttttttgtttgtttgtttgtttgtttttttttttttgctttttcagacACGATCTGGTCTGccacccaggcaagagtgcagtggtgtgatcttggctcactgcaacctctgcctcccgggctcaagtgatcctcccacctcagcctcctgagtagctgagaccacaggtgtgcaccaccatgcctggccctttttttttttttttttttttggtattgtttgtagagatggggttttgacatgttgcccaggatggtcttgaactcctgagctcaagcaatctgcccgtctcggcttcctaaagtgctgggattataggtatgagccaccatgcctggctttgtttttttttttaactaatataACAATTTCAGCAAAGCCCCATCCGTTTCTCAGGAGGAAACTGCATTGCTTAAATATGGGCAAGATAAGACTTTGTGTTTCTCTATGTGCCAGCAAGACAGTAGAGGCACCCCTAAAATCCCTGAGAGAAGGAGCAGTGTGGTCTGGGGTACCCGGGCGGGGCTGACCGAGGGTCTTTCCACAGCCCCCTGCCAGTGCTCCAGGCTGAGCCCCCAAAAAAGGAAGAACTGCGGCTTCCCTGGCATCACCAGCGACCAGTGCTTTGACAAAGGATGCTGTTTCGACTCCAGAGTCGCTGGGGTCCCCTGGTGTTTCGAACCCCTCCCGAAGCAAGGTAACCTTCCAGGGAAACCACACCCTCTTCCTGGGCTGCCATAGCTTCACAGGCAGAGATCAgagcaggggctggaggaggcccAGTTGCTAGTCTAGGGTTAGCCTGGGTGGGTTAGTCTGGAGCTAGCCCTGGTTGGTTAGTCTGGGGTTAGTCCAGGTTGGTTAGTCTGGGGCTAGACCAGGTTAGTTAGTCTGGAGCTAGCCCAGGTTGGTTAGTCTGGGGCTAGCCCAGGTTGGTTAGTCTGGGGCTAGTCCAGGTTAGTTAGTCTGGAGCTAGCCCAGGTTGCTTAGTCTGGGGCTAGCGTAGGCCGGTTAGTCTAGAGGTAGCCCAGGCTGGTTAGTCGGGGACTGGTCTGGACTGTTAGTCTAGAGCTAGCCCAGGTTTGTTAGTCTGGGGCTAGACCAGGTTGGTTAGTCTGGAGCTAGCCTGGACTGTTAGTCTCGAGGTAGCCCAGGTTGGTTAGTCTGGGACTAGCCTGGACTGTTAGTCTAGAGGTAGTCCAGGTTGGTTAATCTGGGACTAGCCTGGACTGTTAGTCTAGAGGTAGCCCAGGTTGGTTAGTCTGGAGCTAGCCTGGACTGTTAGTCTCGAGGTAGCCCAGGTTGGTTAGTCTGGGACTAGCCTGGACTGTTAGTCTAGAGGTAGTCCAGGTTGGTTAATCTGGGACTAGCCTGGACTGTTAGTCTAGAGGGTAGCCCAGGTCAGCCAACAGTGAGATGAAAATGTTCCACCTATCCCGTTTCTATACTGTTATTTCCTTCAGCAGACATGTATGTGTGGAGCCATCAGTTTTATTTtagttgagaaaaagaaaaaaaacaataataggtCTCCTCTAGCTTTTGAAGTGTGACTTCTGAGGAAGCTTCCATGGGGAAATGAAGGTTATTTAATAGGATAGTAGTAACATAAGGGCTGACAGACCTCAGATGTTGGGGAAGGAAGTGAAGCCTTCTAGGGTTCTTTGGGAGTGAGTTTTATGTCAGCGCAAGGGATCAGGACCCAAGTTGTAACCACCGAGGATGCTCAAAGGAAGATTGCAAGTGTGCCGTGCACCTGTGTGCGTGGAACCGGGCACGTCCTCTGGAGAAGGGCGATTCTTCCCCCAGATTGTTGCTGGGAGGCTTGCTGGGCCGGACAGGTAAACCAGGCAGATGGTGGATTGTTCACAAGCGCCCACCGAATGGCAGTGTCTTTGGGTATCAATACCGTGTCCAAACGCTTTCCATCTTTCCAAGGTGCCCACAAACCTTTTCTCATATTGGTCAGGGGGACCACCCCATTTACAGAGGATAACACTGAGTTCTGAGAGGCAAAATGATTTCCCCAAGGTGGGGGACTCCAGAGCTTCCGACTGTGACCACCCCACATGGGCCCCACCTTCGGGGAGGACCGGCCAACCAAGCGTCGCTGGGGCGGACACTTCCACAGTCCGCGGGGGAGGCCGTCCCAGGGGCGGACACTTCCACAGTCCGCGGGGGAGGCCGTCCCAGGGGCCAACACTTCCACAGTCCCCGGGGGAGGCAGTCCCAGGGGATGCTGCCCCCGGCAGCACCTTATGATCCATGGAGGCTGTAAACCAGCGCTGCTCTCAGAGGAGGAAGGGGTGGAGCTTTCCAGGGCACAGCAGGCCTGACTGGGTCTCGGTGTCGTGCCTGTCCCGTGGCAGAGTTGGAGCAGTGCGTCATGGAGGTCTCAGCCCGAAGAGACTGTGGCTACCGGGGCATCAGCCCCGAGGAATGCGCCTCTCGGAATTGCTGCTTCTCCAACCTCATCTTTGAAGTGCCCTGGTGCTTCTACCCGAAGTCTGTGGAAGGTAACGTGGCTGTGGGACGCGCCGTCTGGTTCCTGGACACCATGATTCCTCCTCCGTCCCCAGACGTGGGGTGCGGGGAGGGCAGCTGCCTCGCTGCCTCAACGCCATCGAGGCCAGGGCCCCTGCCTCCTATGGGTTTCTGAAGGCAATTCCAGAATGTTCTTGGCAAAGACAGCGTCTTTTCAATAAGTTTATAACCTCCAGCATTGCCACTGTGTCATCTGTGATGGTTCTAGAAACAGCAGCTCATCCCTGTCGCCTCCCCAGGTGTGCAACGTTCAGGGGGGTTGCCTATTTTATTGCAATCTGATCTGTGTTTGGAGGCTACTGAGTGTCTTATGCTGTGCTGGGTACCAGAGAGGACCCAATTCAAGCAGACCTGGCCCCTCCTCCCGTGGCCTCCCCATTCTCCCCCACATGACCCCGAGTGACAAACGTCCCACACAACGTCCTGCTCCGGGCAGTCTTGGGAGGGTCCCGCCCACGGAGGGGAATGGGTCCACTTCTCCCAGCCACTTAGTGACAGTGTGTTCCTGACACAGAGTGtaataagataataaaaagacCAAGCAGATCCAGGAAAATGGGGAAAGAGCGTGCTGGTCCTTGAAGGATGCCTTTTCTTAGGATATCAAAGTATTCCAAAgagcaaaatatttcatgttcaggATTTTCCGAGTGATTTTCTTATGTGACCTAAAGGTCATAAAAAAAGGTCTGGGGAGAATGCGCCCCACAGAGGAAACTCTAGCCTGGGGTGGGGGGATTTGGTCCCCTTAAATCCCCTCCCCGGGAAAGGGGCTCCTTCTTCAGTAGGAAGCTCCTGGGCAAAGTGACGTGGGCCCACCCCAGCTTCACAGCCTAGGTGCCCCCATTTCTGCGGTTCCCTTACCAACCGTCTTGCATTTAAATTTCTAGACTGCCATTACTAAGAGAGGCTGGTTCCAGAGGATGCATCTGGCTCACTGGGTGTTCCAAAACCAAAGAAGAAACTTCAGCTCCTTGTCAGCTTCATGTTTCATGAAATCCTGGGTTTCTTAATcatctttttatcattttcaatGGTTTAACATaccatttctttaaataaaacccTTACAATCTGCTAAATTTCATTCTGGTTTCATTAACGCagaggtggtgatggtgttgtgcgtatgtacacatgtatgggtgtgtgtacacatgtatgggtgtgtgtatacatgtgaatgtgtacatgtgtgagtgtatgtgcagggttttttttttgagacagactcttgctctgtcgcccaggctagagtgcaatggtgcgatcttggctcgctacaatctccccttcccaggttcaagctatcctgctgcctcaggctcctgagtagccaggattacaggtgcacaccatcacactggctaatttttgtatttttagtagagatggggtttcaccatgttggccaggctggtctcgaactcctgacctcaagtgatccacctgcctcggcctcccaaagtgctgggattacaggcgtgagccaccacgcctggcagttTTAATGTCCCTTCaatttttctaagagaaaaaattCATCAAATACATTTAGGTTTctctaaaagcaataaaaaagtaTTGCACGTAAGTACATTTCAGAATTCACAATCACAATCACTTTGTACCTCTCATTCTCTGTCCTTTTTATGAAAACTCAAATGACTAGCCCTAAAACCCTCTTGGAGTGATACATGACTTCAGATTGCAATTGCAAAATCCTTTCTCTTTGACCAAATGCATCTCAGACCCCTTGCTTTTGAGATGGGTGTGCGGCAGCTGGTCGTCTCCTATTTCTAAGTCAAGCAGGGAGGGGCCTTGgaccagggaagccaaaagattctCTCTCAACTCTTTGCTTCTGTGTTTTCTGGCCTCTGCCTGAGGGTAGCTTTGGTAATGTGCTAACATTTGAGGATACTCGAGGGAGGAGGTTCACAGCGTTTCATTAAGGCAATGCCGACCGTGGGGAGATCACCATGTGAAAGATGCTTATttaccaattattattattattataccaatttacagggtacatgtgcagttttgttacatgtgtGGTTTGCATAATAGTCAAGTCAGAGCTTTTAGGGTGTCCACCAACTGAATCATGTacgctgtacccattaactaactTCTCATCATCCACCCCCTACCCCCGTCAGCCATCCACATGTCCATTGTCCACCATTCCTCTCTGTGTGCATGTGGACACATTTTTAGCatccacttacaaatgagaacaggtgatatttgactttctgtgtctagtttgtttcacttaagataatgacctccagttccatccatgttactgcaaaagacatgatttaattctttttatggctgaatatgatttcattgtgtgtatataccacttttaaaatccatttacctgttgatggacacttaggttgattccatatccttgctattgtgaatagtgctgcgataaatgtacaagaacaggtatctttttgatggaatgatttcatttcctttggctagaTACCCAGTAGGGATTCCTGCATTGAATAGTGGCTCTATGTTTAGTGGAAAGATTCTTTTGCATCTCCTTTAAGGGGTCCTGGTGTCATTTAGCTCGGTGGTGGGAGTGCAGAGTGGATGACGCTAGGCCAGCCTTTCTGTTGCTTCCCCCAACGTCCCTCTCCCACCCCAAGCTGACTGGCTTAGCAAATGTGTCAACCAATAGCCCACTCCTGTCACCCCAGAAAATCCAAGGCCTTGGCCCtccagggtggggtggggccagTGCCACTAGCTTCCTATTGGAAGATGGGAGTATTGAGATAGGATTATAGGAGAGGGGTCGGTCAGCTTGCTGGGGGTGGGAACACCAGGAGTCGTTGCCATGTGTGTGGGTTGATGGCCCAGGTGGGTCACCGTggggaggtttttaaaaatctctcagaTTCTCAGGCTGTTTGTAAAATATGAGTAATGATTACTTCCCTAGCAGGATTCTggtgagaattaaaaataatgtttgtggctgggcatgctggctcaggcctgtaatcccagcactttgggaagccaagggaggaggattgcttgagcccaggagttcgagaccagcctgggcaacatggtgagacccatctctacaaaaaatacaaaaagtagccgggcacacctttagtcccagctactcaggaggctgagctgggaggattgcttgaacccagggaagtcaaggctgcagtgagctgtgatcacagtactgcactccagcctgggccacagagcgagactctgtctcaaaaaaaaaaaaaaaaaaaaaaaaggaaaaagaaaaagagtcagaattttttaaaattaaaaaaatataaagtaaaaatgttacagtaagttgaggatagttttattattaaagaaagaatagtatttttttttttataaagggcACGTGTTTATAAAGTCTGTGGCATGACAGTCGTGTCCTGGGCCTTTGAGttcactccccactccctccctgaCTCGCCCGGTCCTGCAGGCTCCGTTCGTGCTAAGTGCCTACTCACCGTCCCATTCTTCATCTTTCACACCATGTTTtgactgtatcttttctttttcttttgttttggaaaggattctcaccctgttgcccaggctggagtgcaatggtaccatcttggctcactgcaacttctgcctctcgggttcaagtgattctcctgcctcaacttcccaagtagctgggattacagacaggcactcaccaccacacctggttaatttttgtacttttactagagatggggtttcaccgtgttggtcaggctggtctcaaactcctgacctcatgatctgcccatctcggcctcccaaagtgctgggattacaggcgtgagtcaccatacctggctttggctgtaccttttctatgtttagatacacaaatgcttaccacTGCGTTACAGCAGTTCCGGTGTTCAGTTCCAGTGTTCAGTCCAGTCGCTCTCTGCACAGGTTTGCAGCCTGGGAGCCAACCGTGCAGCCTGGGTATGCAGCAGGCGCTGCCCTCCAGCTGTGCGTTAAGCACACTCTACCGTGTTCACACAACAAAACCCCTCATGACACGTTTCTCATAACATTTCCCTGTCATTCAGTGCTGCATGGCTGTATGTGTACAGGCACTTTAGTGCTGATTTATAGTGGGTATCTATACAGTCTGTTCTGGCATTCATGTAGTTAAGCTCTATGAAGTCGCTGCCAGTACTCACCTAGTGAATCTGGAACCCTTGCTCCTGAGGAAGCACAGGGTCAGGCTTCTGCGAGCTTCTGGAAGCATTTCATCAACCAGCCATACGTAGCCAGGCTCGAGTGTGTTTCCTGTGGACACCTTGCGGAGTGCACACGGTCGTTGCATTAACGCTGAATTCCAGGCTGACATCCTGTCACCCAGTGCCA
Above is a genomic segment from Macaca thibetana thibetana isolate TM-01 chromosome 3, ASM2454274v1, whole genome shotgun sequence containing:
- the TFF2 gene encoding trefoil factor 2 is translated as MGPRDAQLLAVLLVLGLCALAGGEKPSPCQCSRLSPQKRKNCGFPGITSDQCFDKGCCFDSRVAGVPWCFEPLPKQELEQCVMEVSARRDCGYRGISPEECASRNCCFSNLIFEVPWCFYPKSVEDCHY